From the Leptospirales bacterium genome, one window contains:
- a CDS encoding TraR/DksA family transcriptional regulator, whose protein sequence is MDKAKLDKYRQRLLEAKAEILRELEIEREYMVYNDQGDLVDLADGVINNEVLTKLSDMDIEKIRLIDLALDKLDKGVYGVCEGTGKKIPEARLNAIPWAQYTIEYAEQLEKNRR, encoded by the coding sequence ATGGATAAAGCCAAACTCGACAAGTACCGGCAGCGATTGTTGGAGGCCAAAGCCGAAATCCTCCGTGAATTGGAGATTGAACGCGAATACATGGTCTACAATGATCAAGGCGATCTTGTGGATCTGGCCGACGGCGTAATCAACAATGAAGTCCTGACCAAACTCTCGGACATGGACATTGAGAAGATCCGCCTGATCGATCTGGCTCTGGACAAACTGGACAAAGGCGTTTACGGCGTCTGCGAGGGTACGGGCAAGAAGATCCCTGAGGCCCGCCTGAACGCAATTCCCTGGGCGCAATACACCATCGAATACGCCGAGCAGCTAGAAAAGAACCGTCGCTAA
- the gyrB gene encoding DNA topoisomerase (ATP-hydrolyzing) subunit B, producing the protein MAREQQKGAAHEKARHDYDPGKIKVLEGLEAVRKRPGMYIGTQDHSGLHKMVYEVVDNSVDEHMAGFCDEILVRILPDNIIEVYDNGRGIPVGIHPEKKVSTLEVVMTVLHAGGKFEKEAYKVSGGLHGVGVSVVNALSEWLEAEVHKDGQIYKQRYERGVPKGPVKPIGKTERHGTVVRFKPDAGIFTTTEFKFGLLFQRLQEMAFLNKGLKIHLVDERKKPVRQEEFHYAGGIIEFVQRLIEKRKMLHKKIIYFEGEKDHVVGEFALSYTENQSEQLFCFTNGINNLLGGTHLEGFRTALTRTLNEYLKKDESMKKKLGGATLSGDDVREGLVCVLSVKVPEPQFNSQTKEKLVNAEIKGIVQQIVNEKLTLFLEENPGEIRPILEKCILSNRAREAARKAREMVTKRKGILEGGGLPGKLADCSERDPSRSELFIVEGDSAGGSAKQGRNRNNQAILPLKGKILNVLKARDDAILNNDEIKTLVTALGIGFGEEGFTEGRLRYHKIIIMTDADVDGSHIRTLLLTFFYKKMRPLVDKGYLFIAQPPLYLVKNGKNQEYAFTDEQKERLLKKFNSDKTMVQRYKGLGEMNPEQLWETTMDPERRVMLQVKPLDEDTLQLEAVERTFDVLMGDDVEPRRRFIENNARLVVNLDL; encoded by the coding sequence ATGGCTCGCGAACAACAGAAAGGCGCCGCTCACGAAAAAGCGCGGCATGATTACGACCCCGGCAAGATCAAAGTGCTGGAGGGTCTGGAGGCGGTACGCAAGCGCCCCGGAATGTACATCGGAACGCAGGATCACAGCGGCCTGCACAAGATGGTCTACGAGGTCGTCGACAACTCGGTCGACGAACATATGGCCGGCTTCTGCGACGAAATCCTGGTGCGCATCCTGCCCGATAATATCATCGAAGTATACGACAATGGACGCGGGATTCCCGTTGGCATCCATCCTGAAAAGAAAGTATCCACCCTCGAAGTCGTAATGACCGTGCTGCACGCTGGCGGCAAATTCGAAAAAGAAGCCTACAAGGTATCAGGCGGTTTGCACGGCGTGGGCGTTTCAGTAGTCAACGCCCTCTCCGAATGGCTGGAAGCGGAAGTTCACAAGGATGGACAGATCTACAAGCAACGCTACGAACGCGGCGTGCCGAAAGGACCGGTGAAGCCGATCGGCAAAACGGAGCGGCACGGTACAGTAGTACGATTCAAGCCGGATGCTGGAATCTTCACCACTACGGAGTTCAAATTCGGTCTGCTGTTCCAGCGATTGCAGGAAATGGCCTTCCTGAATAAGGGTCTGAAAATTCATCTGGTAGATGAGCGCAAGAAACCGGTCCGGCAGGAAGAATTTCACTACGCGGGCGGCATCATCGAATTTGTTCAACGCTTGATCGAAAAGCGGAAGATGCTGCACAAGAAGATCATCTACTTCGAAGGCGAGAAGGACCACGTTGTCGGCGAGTTTGCCCTCTCCTATACGGAGAATCAGAGCGAACAACTCTTCTGCTTCACAAATGGCATCAATAACCTGCTGGGGGGGACACACCTCGAGGGATTTCGCACAGCGCTCACCCGAACGTTGAATGAGTATCTGAAGAAAGACGAGAGTATGAAAAAGAAACTGGGCGGCGCCACGCTGTCCGGCGATGATGTGCGCGAGGGCCTGGTCTGCGTTCTGTCGGTTAAGGTTCCCGAACCGCAATTCAACTCTCAAACCAAGGAGAAACTGGTCAATGCCGAGATCAAAGGCATAGTGCAGCAGATCGTCAATGAGAAGCTCACGCTCTTTTTGGAAGAGAATCCGGGAGAGATCCGGCCAATTCTTGAGAAGTGCATTCTTTCTAACCGCGCTCGCGAGGCCGCCCGCAAGGCGCGCGAGATGGTTACCAAGCGCAAAGGCATTCTGGAGGGCGGCGGTCTGCCGGGCAAGCTGGCCGACTGTTCCGAGCGAGATCCATCGCGCTCAGAGCTATTTATCGTCGAGGGCGATTCGGCCGGCGGTTCAGCCAAGCAGGGACGCAATCGCAACAATCAGGCTATCCTCCCGCTCAAGGGCAAGATCCTGAACGTGCTTAAGGCGCGCGATGATGCCATTCTGAACAATGACGAGATCAAAACTCTGGTTACGGCGCTGGGCATTGGTTTTGGCGAAGAAGGCTTCACGGAAGGAAGGCTGCGCTACCATAAGATCATTATTATGACCGACGCCGATGTCGATGGTTCGCACATTCGCACGCTACTATTGACCTTCTTCTACAAGAAAATGCGCCCGCTGGTAGACAAAGGCTATCTCTTCATCGCCCAGCCGCCGCTCTATCTGGTTAAGAATGGTAAGAACCAGGAGTATGCATTCACCGATGAGCAAAAGGAGCGTTTGCTCAAAAAGTTTAACAGCGACAAGACCATGGTTCAGCGTTACAAAGGTCTCGGTGAAATGAATCCGGAGCAGCTGTGGGAGACCACCATGGATCCGGAACGGCGGGTCATGTTGCAGGTGAAGCCGCTGGATGAGGATACACTGCAGCTGGAAGCTGTGGAGCGAACCTTTGATGTCCTGATGGGCGATGATGTCGAGCCGCGCCGCCGCTTTATCGAGAACAATGCCAGACTGGTTGTAAACCTCGATCTGTAA